A window of Arcobacter acticola genomic DNA:
ATATTCTTAATATTGAAATCTATTTTTTTAGTTGAAAATACTTGCTTATTTGCAAAGTCATAAGTTGCTTTATTAATTTTATTAACTATATCTTTTGTAGCAATAAACTTTTTTTGTTTTTTATTTTCAAATATTCCACTAAATGCTAAATATTTAGAGATAGGAAAACAAACTTCTGTATTTTTCATTCCAAATCCAAGATGTTGTAAATTATCAGATTTATTTAGTGGGGCAATTGAAACAGGATAATCTGAGGTAATGAATTCACCAATAGTCTCATCTGATATAATTAGATACCAGTTTCTTTGATATAAAATATTTACTAACTCTTCAATAGCTTCAATTTCAGATTTAATATGAACCTCTTGATTTACTTCAAGAGTGTACCTACTTTTATCCTCTGTAAATTTCTTCTGTTCTTCATAGGGGGGGGTATATCTTCTTCTTTAATCCCTGCTTGTAAACATTAATCTTTATATATTTTTTCTGATGACATAGTCATACTCATAAATTTATCTGCAATATCGGTATATAATTTATCAAATATAGCTCTAGTTTTTGGATTCCGTAAACTAACTAAAGCTATAAAATTTAAAATATGGACTAGTTGTTCATCATTAGGATAGTTTTTTGTTTCAATAATTTCTTTAAAACTTATAGCTAGTACACTTTCAACTTTTGCTTGTTCAGTCTCAACTATATATTCCTTTCTGGAAAAGAGATTTTATTGAAATATTTGATATAACATATGTCATCTGGATTAGATCTAAAATAGTTATTTTTTACTTTATCATAAGCAAATAACATTTCTTTTTCGTCACCTGATTCTGTAAAATTTCTTAAATAAAATTTTGAAATATAATGATGATTTTTAGGAACTGACATTTATTTATATACTCCTTTATATAATTATTTATAAAACTAACAAAAAGTTAAACCTAAAACCCCGTAACCAAAAAATCAACTGCTCCAATAATCTCTTCTCTTTTATCTTTTAAAGAACAAACTTTATTTCCTAAAATTTCCATAGGAATACTTGCAAGTTCAGCAGTTGATAAAATTACATCTATTTCAGTTATAACAAATTTTGGATTTAAAAAGTCAATTGCTTCTTTACTAATTACTAAAGGAATCACAACTCTTGAAGATACATTTTTTAATATATCATTTTGAATATCTAATAGAAAAGGAATTTGTTCTTTTGTTTTTTCATTTATATTTTCATATACATCAAATTGAGCCATTAGAAACTTCTCAATCCATCAGAAAAAAGACCATTTTCTGATATTCTTTGATTATAAGAAGCTATTGCTTCTCTATTTTCTTTTTCCCAATTTTGAATTTCATGTTGTCGTATTAACTCTTCTAGAGTTTTTTCAACATTTGCAGAAACATTTATTTTGTATTTTTTCGCTTTT
This region includes:
- a CDS encoding DUF4238 domain-containing protein translates to MSVPKNHHYISKFYLRNFTESGDEKEMLFAYDKVKNNYFRSNPDDICYIKYFNKISFPERNI
- a CDS encoding CcdB family protein, producing MAQFDVYENINEKTKEQIPFLLDIQNDILKNVSSRVVIPLVISKEAIDFLNPKFVITEIDVILSTAELASIPMEILGNKVCSLKDKREEIIGAVDFLVTGF
- a CDS encoding type II toxin-antitoxin system CcdA family antitoxin — translated: MTATYNKNAKKKATNISINSDLLEKAKKYKINVSANVEKTLEELIRQHEIQNWEKENREAIASYNQRISENGLFSDGLRSF